Below is a genomic region from Fundulus heteroclitus isolate FHET01 chromosome 5, MU-UCD_Fhet_4.1, whole genome shotgun sequence.
ACGTCACTATGACAAATCTCTGATGCATTTGTCCCTTATTCCTCCTGATTGATAAGTGGGGTTCTCTCTAAACATTCCCCGTACCAGGAAAAGTGAGAAGGGTAAAGATCTTATCCCGGTTTGTTTCGCAAACAATCCCATATCTTTATGGTGAATCAGCAGCAACAAGTCGGGGCAGGCCTGACAGACAGTGATGAATGAATGTgtgtaaaaacacataaaagtctGACTCTGCATCGACGCGTCAATACGTTGCTTCTAGGAGCGTTTAAAACGCACGGCCACCCTCTTGGTTTTACGCATGAGAGTTTCCCGCTGCTACAGGAAGGTTGTTGCTGCCAGCAagagttttttccccctacatTCTGAGCTTCAACCCAGTCAGACAGTCGCGTCATGCTGGATACGTTTGGGACACAGAGCGCCGCTGTGACCGCACCGAGTGCGGAGCTCCAGCTCAGTCTGCCGGACAAGAAGGTCAGCCTGACACCGGCGGGGATGGGGCTGAACAGCGGGAAGAAACTCCTGGAGAAAACTGGACCTGCACTTTCCAAAAGGAGACTTCTGGTCGGATTAGAtctcctctgtctctttctcGGTAAGTGTCGCTCCTAAACTGGCAGCGCTGAATGCAAACCGGGATTATATAATCACGCACTTTATTAAAcactacaaaagaaaacatattcgGCAACGTTTTTATAACCTGTGATTAATTTATCACGTAATTTCGTACAAATATAACATACGTTATTAGACAATTCAGAGTTTTATAGAAGTTATTTGCAAAAGTCTTCGTGCATAGATTTAAGTGGACATCATGTAAAAAGCAActggttgatttaaaaaaacaagaaacaaaaaaaaagaatatagataaaacaaaagataagaaGTGGccaataaaacaatacatggaaacatgacattttaactTTGTTATTGCAGTTAAAGCCCTTATAATGATGTTTTTGGAATCAAGAAAATGTCCCACAGTAAGAGATGAACATTACTGGAGGCAAACATTTGGTATTTAAATTAGAGGTTGAAGGAAGACTAATTTATTAATCCACCTTGTGTTTCTATTAtctaattttaattattaatatttgttcACTTTGTATTAATTAAAGTATAATATCACTGGCATCACTGTGGAATAATCGCTTGGTTTTGCGTTATTTCTGTTAAAAGTGTTGAAATGGTATTAATTTCTTCCCCTTTTTAAACCTCACTCGTGCCAACTTCAGTTCTGCTTAATTTCCATcacttcccttttttgtttacATAACTGAAGGCACCCAGCAGCTGAAAGTGTGATGATCGGTGTGTTGAACGGTCAGAACATGGCAGCTAAAGTGACTCCAGTTTAGGTTTGCAAGTAGGCACCGGCTTGAAATATGCCTATGTCACGTTTGTTGACATCGGACCAAAGCGCAGACAAGATCTCGGGAGTTGCGTGTTGAATGGTGCAGAAGATGAAAAAACAAGGCTTACAAGAAAAACAGGAATACAGGAACATGGTGAAAATGAGTAGAACAAGGTTGATAGACGGAGGACCCAACAATGAATATGATAGAGCTGGCTGAACTTATAGGGGAGGAGACCGAAGGAGCAGCAGGTGGTGTAGATTACACCGGTGAGATGAAAAATAGGGTAATTAAACATAAAGGAAAGAAGCTGGCTGGAGCAGAGGGATGACATAATTTAACAGCGAACATGAAAATGACCAGACACGAGGGAAATACCTAACTAAACTAAGAATGAGCAGGCAGGAAATACAGATCTAACACATCTACTGAAATCATAAAGAACAGAAGCTAACAAAACACAAGAACCACATCTGACAGATACAATAATGCACTTTTAACAGAAACAcggaacagaaactaaactaatggCAAAAGCAGGGATTTAAGAAGAAACAATGCTAAAAGTGTGAAATATAAACAGGCTCCAGGATCCTCAGGGAGCTACAATAAGTAATCAAACCCATGGGGATCCTGACAGCCTAGGTCAAACCAACTAAATAGTGCTTACTTTTACAAGAAACAGTGATGTTTTAAGTTCATGATATGGGGTGTCACAAGAGCTTGGTGTCACAAGAGCTTGTTACACACTTGTTTATTGCTCACCTTTATTAAGGTACAAGCAGTGTATAAAGCAGCAGATAGCATGATTATTCACTGGCCAAAATTAGTGCAACTGATACGCTGTTTGTCGATATTAACCAGGTAgaattgtgtcttttttttaaattggcctttatttatataggttAAAGATGCATTTAAGTCCCAACCTCTGTTAAAGAGGTGCCCTGGCCAAGAAAGGCAGCCACACTCGTCACAGTGGACAAAATAGATAGCCAACGATAACAAAAACCAACTTAAAAGTGCAAGCAATTTGACAGTCATGCTctggtctgtctgtctgcctgctaCCACAATCCTCCTGTACTGCGGTATTTACCGATCATCAGATGAACCGGTGAACCACGTTCTGTGGCGGTGCAGTCAAGCTCATCTCCTTCACCTAATCCTCTTTCCTTATGTACTGGGCTCCAGCAGCCagacagtgccagattattgaaagcatTGTACCAGTGGATGTCTGACCTCAACCATGTCTTACCTGTCTTGCCAAGTCCCTGTCGGGCATTTACTCTGCTTTCTGTTGTTCTGGACACAACCTGGACTTTTCTCACGACCACAAACCTTGCCTAGCCCTACagatctgtctgcctgtctctgtCCTCCTGTCCATCACCCAAGTGTGTCCTACGGAACGGATTCAGCAACACAAGTGCAGGAGTTATTCATACGCTTGCAATATACAATTTTAAAATGGTAAcaattaaagatttaaaacacagaCACTGTCGGTTTCCTAAGAGAGCGGAAAGCTTTCAGTGAAAAGCAAACTGACTAAATGTACAGTACAGTATAATGATCAATGGCCACAATTCTTATTGTTAAAATATGGGAGGTGGTCGCTGGATCAAATTGCAGATAGGAACTCATGAGCTGCGTGGTGAGTTGAAAAGATTTCATTAAGTGAAACAGATGAACTTACATGGGCACAGGGAAGGGAAAACACGGAGCATGAACAGGTAACGAACCAGTGCTAGCATAACAGAGGAACCAGCAATGGAGGGGGATGACCAGGCAGTTTGTATACACGGGGAGAGTGAGGAGGCATGAAGAGCAGGTGTAAGCAATCAGATGAGAAAATGAATGACAACTGAGAACAATGAGGGTAGAGAGCTGAGGGAGAATACTAGATAGGAGTACACAGGGAGGAAAAAACGGAAGAgatctaacagaaaaaaaatgtattacagaATAAACTAAGAACAGAGTCCACTAACCAAACTacaaaagtgaaactttttactttgttacttttcactttgtttcactttttacaAAAGTGAAACAAACTCTTAAGGATAACAAACCACAAAAACTGCAATCCAGGAAATTAAAACCAGTccaaatgtttgtaaaagaaattgAAATCACAAATACACGGAGAACATGACAATTTCTACATTTAAGAAGTGTTTAATCTATAGTTAtgctttaattgaaaatctaaataataatatatagtGTCAATGTAATGTCCAACATCTTACataatatttacacatttgttgtaTTCTAGCAGCATTAGCAATAGGTATTGTTTTTTGCTGTACATAAAAGCGGTTCaattattttatgcatttttttgtttgaaatgtttggGTAAGTGTTTGGAGATTTGTATGCTAGACAATGACTATTAAAAGGGCATTTAGCTTAGACTGCTCGAGAAAAAAGTCATCATTTAGATGGGGAcccttctttccctcttttgcCTCACTGAGTGCTCTGTACCAGCTGGTCTGTGCATTGCCTGGGGATTTCGGCACTTTCCATGACAACACCCTGTTTCTCAGGGTAGAGGAAAGTCTGGGGGGAAtttggtttaaataataaaaaaaaaaaaaattataaatcacgaggactgcatttttgcacatgtACATGCGTGCATGACCTCCATTTGCTGATCTATCCCCTGATGAGAAATAAGGGCTTATTACGTACTATGGTTGAATGGAAACAGCTGCATAAAGAAGTGGTTCATATTAACAACAGACTGAGTATGTTCTGAAGAAAGGGAGCCCTGTGAGAAGTCTCTGTATCTCCTCTTTTATCTCTCCACTCCCCGTTTTGTTCTGTGTGCGCAGGCATGCAAAACAGCAACGGAGAAAGAGTCAGAGAGGGTAGGACGTCCAGAGACAAGCAGAGACAGTGTGATGCTGGTTCTGGCTCTGCTCCGCTGCTCCATTTACTCTTTGTTTTGTTGGGCAGAGTTGAACTGGAGTCacaaacagccccccccccccctcctcaacaacaacaaaaacgttCACACACATGCGCAGTGGGAACTGGGTCTCTGTTGGAGCTCTGCCTTACTGCACTCCTTTCTTTCCACTCACTGGATTCAGCTTGTGTTCGTTCAGGGAATAGAagagctctgctgctcctccttggAGTCTCTTGCATCCCAGTGGAAGAGTGTTGTGACCTCCAGATTCCTGATTGGTGTTTTTCTGTAACTATATTACATGACCCTTTCTCCTTTCTTAAATCCCCTATGCTGCAGTGCAGGCATGGTTTGATGTTATTGCGTTTAGCAACAGACGAAGATATTTTACACGCTTCTCAAGGAATAATCAAAGACAAAGGTTTTGCATACCTAAATCTGTTTAGCTTATCTTTCAATTTTGGTAGTTTATTTCTTCATAGTCTGTTAGATTTGGCTTGCATGCAGACTGATACcaaccaaatataaaatatatttaacataTAAATTGCcatcttttatatatatatatatatatatatatatatatatatatatatatatatatatatatatatatatagagttCTACAGCAATAAATCAAACATGTAATATATCAGTGAAGGAACAAAGGATTAAGATATATTACATTTATAGGTTTCACATGCTTGCATGCAGAAAATATGAATGAAGGgatgaatggaaatatgaatgAAAGAAACATTAATGCAAATAATGGGTAAACTGTTTTAGATCAGTGTTGTGTCCACATATGGTCAGGAAACATTCAAAGAATATACTCTATTCGCTAACTTAAGGCATTTGAATGCTCCAAGCCGGctgcaaaaacatattttgttcctattttttttaaggaagtcTACAAATCAGTGATAAAGATGAAAAATTCAGAAGTCAAAAGATGTCATTATAGTGCGGACAATTTGAAAGgatcaaaaacacaacaatacCTTAATGTTTGGTCCTGTTTGTCCTTAAAAATACGAGTAAATTGGCAAAGGTGATGGGGAAAAATTACAGCACTAAACAATGTATAACTTTAAATGAAGTCTGTAACAAAGAAGAAATGGATccttcatgttgtttttctgtataCCACactttctgcttatttttctcAAAGAGTACATGAATTATGAGTAGAAAAGCAACCAAAATCCAAATAGAAACTTTAAAAATTCCCAAAATGCTTGAAGCCTTTTTAATAAGAACATGCACATTTTCTGTATTAAGACTTAATGAGAAATATCTCTACTaatagtgtttaaaaaaaaaaaataggtttagTGGAGTGGTTAATAGCCCACATAAGTAAGTTCACTATAATTATTCCAGGatagaaaaactgaaattaGTTCTGATCGGAGAGTTGAGCCCCCAACTAGTCAGAGCAGGGCCAAAGCTGATTTCTGGCATCATAAAGAAACTCAAAAATTCAAATTTTGGCTCAAGCAAGTTCtattttcaaaaacacaaacacagctgTCTCTTTTGCATCAGATAGTTATTTGCCTGATACATCTGTGCCTCTTTACTTTCAatgaaagatgtaaaaaaaaaatttagtggCCCCTTTTATTCATGGCATGGTTCAGTttaaatgactcaaattcagaaCGGAAAGTAGAATTAAGAGTTTGATGATaaagaaaacttaaaagaaTGTGTTGGCACAGGAAGCACAAACTGGAAGAAACCGAACAAGGCTGTACAGCAGAGGAGCCAGCAAAGAAACAATGACAACCAAGCAATTTAAAAGTTCAGGGAAGAATGGAGAAAGGCAGGGCAGCACAGGTGGGGGCGCTCAGGTGAGTAATGAGCAACAGCTGGAGACAATGAGGGAAAGACCCGAGAGTGGAGTACAGGGAGAAGTGAGAGCAGAACATATTCACAGAAAGAAATCAGAACAGAATATAATCTAAAAAAGATTATACAGATGAAGAAAGAACCTAGTATACATTAAATTAATTAGAATGGCCACAATAAGAGAATATCAAACAGAGAAGGAACAGAGATAATGAAGGAAACTGAAACCATCTGACCACAATGGGCGAAAGGATGTAAACTTATATagacaacaacaagaaaaaaatgctgatcCACATGAACATAAACTGAAAACCAGAACCTAACAATTTAGGATCATGACAATTTATTGTCCAACCCATTCCTCCTTGTAGACTTTCACACACTTCTATTTAAATAACTGTTGTATGCAAATGTCACCGTGGTTTCagagctaataaaaacaaaaataaaacatttgcatttaattCTGACATTTTTCAGTCTGGAACGGTTTAAAGGCGGCCTTATTGTTCCTCGGGTAATCACTTGCTTGTTTCTCCAAAAGGAGaatgtttggtttggtttgcaGTGGTTTACTGGAGGTGAGCTACTGTCTGCTggttaaaaaatgaataaaataaataaaaaaacaagcaaaaaataatatctaactttaaaaaaaacaaggcgtAGAGGAAGACCTAAGAGGGGATTTAAGGATGGAGTGAAAGAAGACATGAGGGTAGTTGGTGTGATAGAAGAAGCTGCATTAGatagggttagatggagacagatgaattgctgtggcgacccctgaaagggaaaacCTGAAAGAAGAAGATCCTATCCAAGAGCAAATCCCTTTTTAAAATTACAGCATTGCCGCTTTTAAACAAGGCGTACATATTTGTGCCAAGTACACCAGGCATGTTGTTATGTCAGCTGTCCAGTTCTACGTAATAGATCTGTTTTGTCAGCATTTGTTTCTGAAAATCAAAAGAGCAAGAGCAGcacatacgttttttttttttacagctaccGTTCTCTACTGAAACATATCCTGTGATTTATCTCTGGGACTAACTCCCTTTCAACCTCCTCTCTGTCCATGCAGCATCCATTCCTTTCTTTGCATGTGAGCTGAAGGCAGTGAGCCCCTACAAAAGGGGCTTCATATGTGGAGACCCCAGCATCACCTACCCTTATTTACCCAATGAAGCCATATCAGATGAGCTTCTTATCGCAGGAGGAATCATCATCACGGGCCTTGCAGTGAGTATTCAGGACCCTCCTCTCAAAATGACCCTCCTctaattttttctgttttctataatcattcacttttcctttttttatttcttacaacTCCAGATTGCGCTTGGGGAGTGTTACCGGGTGCGTTTCCAAAGCGTTAGCTCCAAGTCTTTTGTGAGGAACCTGTATGTCTCCTGCCTGTACAAGGAGCTGGGCTCCTTCCTGTTCGGCTGCTGCATCGGTCAGTCGCTCACCAACATGGCCAAGCTCAGCGTGGGCCGGCTGCGGCCTCACTTCCTGTCTGCGTGTGGCGTCACCTATGCATCACTCAACTGCACACCTGGAACCTACGTGGCAACAGTGACTTGTCCCAACGCTGACCCCCAATTAGAGGAAGAGGCCAGGTGAGAATCTGAACTATCCAGGTGGAGGTCAATAAAGAATAACATTATAATGCTCCTATGTTTAAGTAGTTCATCTCCAAAAGTGAAACTCGTATATCACATAAAGGCAtagtcaataaattagaatagtACCGAAaggttgatttatttcagtaactgtAATGAAAAACATTATAGACAGACTACTGCCTTGATTTTTGTTAATCGGGTTGTTTTCCTGCTTCCAGACAATATAAACACcacatttaaaattagaatattacatcagacagATAAAAATCATTTGATAGAGAAATGTTTGCTTAATCAAAAAGCATGCTTAATATCAGTCTAAAGGCTGACGAGCCTCATCTGAATGCATATTCTGATTAATCAAATAGGACTGTGGATTTATACATACAAAGAGATAGATTCAAACATCTctttctgatcatttttaagattttaagttGCAGCAAATAAAAGCCCAAAATTTGGTTATACAAAAAACTGTATATTACATAACACCTATTAAAAATATTACTAGTTCAGAAGTGTAATACTGTGGTAAGCACAATCATGCAAAGATTTCTGACTTGGCAGTTGCCCAGGAGACGGTCGTTGCCTCCTCAAGGAGACTAGGACATAAATCAATGGGAAGCtcgttggaaaaaaaactgtgatatCAAAAGGTGGAAAAGTAAAAGACCAGCTTCAGTCTTATGAGGATTGTTCAGAGTTTGGGGGCTGATTCACAAGGCGTGGACAGCAGCAGAATCTTAACTAACCACAACACACAGATGTATCCAGGACATGGGCTACAACTGTTGCATTTCCTGTGTTAAGCTTCTCCTGATCCACGCACCAAAGTTTACGTTTCTTAGCTGGTATAAGGAGGAAAcagactggactgttgctcagttgTCCAAAATCTATCAAAGATCAGCGGTTGAACAAAGCTACACGGGAACCCTTAATATCTCAGCAGAGGCACAGGCTCCATGTCatgctgcattgatgcagtaatttatgCAAAGGCATCACCAACTAAGAATTGAATGCATGTATTGTATATATGTACATGTAAATAGGACTACTTCCAAGTAATTTCCTACTGctttttatgtaatattcttaTTTCTTAGAGAGGAGATTTAGGATTTTCATTAGCAACAAGACAACATCTCAAAACTTACCTGAAATAAACACTTTAGATATACATTTCCTTATGTGAGTAATTTATCTACATAATAAGGGTTTCAGTTCTTAAATTGAATTATGGAATCTAGTTAACTTGTTGATGATATCacaattttattgagatttatcTGTAAAAGGAGATAATGTGTTTTTGAATACTCCATATGATGTGCTTCAGTTATTTATAAACCTGaatactttttctgtttttgtaggAAGTCCTTCTTCTCTGGCCATGCTTCTTTTGCCATGTACACGCTGCTCTACTTAGCGGTGAGTTTCAATGTCCTCCATAAATAAttgatataaatatatttttattaataaagtgGACACAAATCaatgaaagaaattaataaatatgaCTGTGgtcattaaaaatgaataaaaaaatctatgctGCATGTGTAATCTTATAAATACTGTAGATGTGGAAATCAATCATTGATTTAAATGTGGATATATTAAGATTAATTATTTGACATTCCTGCTAACAGGCACATTATCAATTTAAATAGTCAGTTTTATGTATGATATTCAGTGTGGGGGCTAACATGTCTACAGACAAAGTGATTGGTATAAGTTGAGTTATTGTGCAGCTTCAACAATCAGATAACAGGGTTTATTTGACAAGCACtagtgacattttaaataatacaaTGATGGACTCTTgggaaaatgtaataaaattgaataaaaagtaaacttaTAAGTTAAGATTTTAACATGCAATTAACTCAggttttaattaatgatttcCACATTTACTTAATTGTGCATTTAAATCACAGAGCCCTTTAAATAATTCTAGTTAAATTTCAGCATTTCTTTGATTTATTGTGTGCAATTTTACTTAAATCATCaagtaaatacatttcttaatCAATCCATTCATTTTATAGTCAAAGTTTATGCACTAATTtctttcacacacaaacacaaaaaaagcacgGTCATTGAACAAAGCTATTTGTATGTGTAATTTCCAGTTACAATCACCGTGTTCATGTCCTATAGAAGTTTTCTGAGACGCCCAATTTATTGTCAGCCCAGTTAGCagcaaaaagtgaaagaatgaGAAAGGAGAGGGACCGAAGGATACGAGGCAAACAAAGgctgctttgttttgctgtgGGAGGAGTGTTACCATTGCCCCGCAGCTCTGCTGTTATGTGAAAAAGTGTGTgtacgtgtttgtgtgtgtgggtgagTGTCTCTGCATGCTTACACGTTAAAAATGTGGTGCCCTCATACAAGCATCTTAAATTGGTAGATCAAATTGAATTTGCTGGTTTAAACGCTCCTAATcaagtttgttgttttatagcAAAACTATTGATAAGAAAATACACCGACATTTAACAAGACTAAATTCAAGTTCAtctgtttaatacattttacagaaagaaaagaaagcaaatTAAGCATTGTGAAGATGTTTGGAATCCCCAAAATCTTTAAGCTTTGAATTAAGATTAAGGCTATCATGTTTCTAGTAATTGTAAGAATTTGCGAAGTGATGCACTGGAAACCCATAAAGCCTAATTAACACATCTCACTGTCTACTCTATTGTCCTTTTGACCATGAAGCAAGTGGGATGTAAATATCGGCATCTTTACTAGAGTTTGCCTGGACTCAACCCTGACTAGGTGCTCTCGCAGTGACGATAACATCTAGGTGTCAAAAAGGGGatgacaaacatttaaaagtcaGAGTCAGATGACAAGCAAAAAAAGTTGCTAATCTGTCAGTCAATACACTTTATTGATGTATCAGGTCAAGTAAAGGTGCTTTATAGAGACAAGACTAAGGAGAACACAGTAAATACACTAAAAACATATtaattcaattgttttacttagcaaaaaacagagcaaataaTCTGACAGATTTACCCAGGATTATTTCTTTAACATCTGAACAATGAGCCttggaaaataaatctttaaaaatattttagggAGTTTTATTTAACGGGAAACCTGTTTTCTAATGCGATAGAAAGAAAACATATAGAATCACTCAAAGTTTgaagggggggggaggggacGATATATGATTTTGgattgaaaacaaaacaaaagtgttcACGTGTCTAATCTGTTTCAGAGAAAAGAGCTCTGATTGTCTTTGCTGTACTTCTGATTCACTTCAGTAAAAGCACGTCGCTGTTTTAATACCTCAGAAAATATAGTCAAGATTTTGAGAAACTATgtaatttattt
It encodes:
- the LOC105929295 gene encoding phospholipid phosphatase 3, translated to MLDTFGTQSAAVTAPSAELQLSLPDKKVSLTPAGMGLNSGKKLLEKTGPALSKRRLLVGLDLLCLFLASIPFFACELKAVSPYKRGFICGDPSITYPYLPNEAISDELLIAGGIIITGLAIALGECYRVRFQSVSSKSFVRNLYVSCLYKELGSFLFGCCIGQSLTNMAKLSVGRLRPHFLSACGVTYASLNCTPGTYVATVTCPNADPQLEEEARKSFFSGHASFAMYTLLYLAFYLQARLTWRGARLLRPLLQFFLVLLAVYTGLTRISDYRHHPSDVLTGYIQGALTAYWVAFYVSPMFKRFTSDLSAAQTPDSPLSPLHTVC